Proteins encoded in a region of the Buteo buteo chromosome 11, bButBut1.hap1.1, whole genome shotgun sequence genome:
- the GCSH gene encoding glycine cleavage system H protein, mitochondrial — MAWRALRRVGPVLAPRCPRFSLPPPLPPRVSAARRLATSSLVLSARKFTDKHEWISVENGIGTVGISNFAQEALGDVVYCSLPEIGTKLSKDDEFGALESVKAASELYSPLSGEVTDINAALADNPGLVNKSCYQDGWLIKMTVENPAELDELMNEDAYEKYIKSIED, encoded by the exons ATGGCGTGGCGAGCGCTGCGGCGGGTCGGGCCGGTCCTGGCGCCGCGTTGCCCGCGCTTCTCGCTGCCGCCGCCACTACCACCGCGGGTGTCCGCGGCCCGGAGGTTGGCCACCAGCTCGCTGGTGCTGTCCG cCCGCAAATTCACAGACAAGCATGAATGGATATCCGTTGAAAATGGCATTGGAACAGTAGGAATCAGCAATTTTGCACAG gaagcATTAGGAGATGTTGTTTACTGTAGTCTTCCAGAAATTGGGACAAAATTGAGTAAAGATG ATGAGTTTGGAGCTTTGGAAAGTGTGAAAGCTGCTAGTGAACTCTACTCTCCTCTCTCGGGAGAAGTGACTGACATTAATGCTGCCCTTGCAGATAATCCAGGGCTTGTCAATAAATCTTGTTACCAAGATG GTTGGCTTATCAAGATGACTGTGGAAAACCCTGCTGAACTTGATGAACTGATGAATGAAGATGCCTATGAGAAATACATAAAATCCATTGAGGACTGA